Proteins encoded in a region of the Sphingomonas sp. HMP9 genome:
- a CDS encoding Crp/Fnr family transcriptional regulator, translating into MDDRDHAMLATDTWFGAIPVGRCERLLQEARVEALENGARIYGSGDPPNGLWAVLDGQVRLKGLSANGAELLALIVRPGTWFGELSTLDGHPRPHDATAFGAARLLHVPVAAFARAAVADPELYRDLGLLVCAHQRTALRFIAQSVGQSIRVRLAQALMRASQAGDGRITIRQEELAGVVGIARQTLNRHLKRFERDGLVAVAYAQVRILDLPGLRGVITE; encoded by the coding sequence ATGGACGATCGGGATCATGCGATGTTGGCGACCGACACGTGGTTCGGCGCGATACCGGTGGGTCGTTGCGAACGCCTGTTGCAGGAGGCGCGGGTCGAGGCTCTGGAGAACGGCGCGCGAATCTATGGGTCGGGCGATCCCCCGAACGGATTGTGGGCGGTTCTGGACGGGCAGGTCCGGCTGAAGGGGCTGTCCGCCAATGGTGCGGAACTCCTCGCGCTGATCGTGCGGCCGGGGACGTGGTTCGGCGAACTGTCGACGCTCGACGGCCATCCCAGACCACATGACGCGACCGCGTTCGGAGCGGCGCGACTGTTGCACGTGCCGGTGGCGGCGTTTGCGCGGGCGGCGGTCGCAGACCCGGAACTGTACCGCGATCTCGGCCTGCTCGTGTGCGCGCATCAACGCACCGCGTTGCGGTTCATCGCGCAGAGCGTCGGACAGTCGATCCGGGTGCGACTGGCGCAGGCGCTGATGCGGGCGTCGCAGGCGGGGGACGGTCGCATCACCATCCGGCAGGAGGAGCTTGCCGGCGTGGTCGGCATCGCGCGCCAGACGCTCAACCGGCACCTGAAGCGGTTCGAGCGCGATGGCCTGGTCGCGGTCGCCTATGCGCAGGTGCGTATTCTCGACCTGCCGGGCCTGCGCGGCGTCATCACCGAATAG